A stretch of the Paramormyrops kingsleyae isolate MSU_618 chromosome 16, PKINGS_0.4, whole genome shotgun sequence genome encodes the following:
- the LOC111852681 gene encoding mast cell protease 1A-like has translation MLLHLSLFCLFLQELLSLTGASESGILGGETAKPHSRPYMASLQVRGAHKCGGFLIRKDFILTAAHCTKDFRSLTVVLGNNNIKKKKWLRQKSGIKVKWCCSHPNNSKNQYDFDIALCKLVKSVTLNKKVNVIELPKQGEIVQDPTRCLILGWGKTKPNGAAEDNLREVTVPIQSNGECKKTWREHFNEKTMLCTKFDGKRGFCQGDSGGPLVCNKKAYGIASFTADPCTTPHPNVYVKISNFIPWITKTMKKN, from the exons ATGCTCCTGCATCTGTCTCTATTCTGTCTCTTTCTCCAGGAGCTTCTCTCTCTAACAG GAGCGTCTGAGAGCGGCATCCTGGGAGGGGAGACAGCCAAACCTCACTCCCGGCCCTACATGGCCTCACTGCAGGTCCGTGGTGCTCACAAATGTGGGGGTTTCCTCATTCGGAAGGACTTCATCCTGACTGCAGCACACTGTACAAAAGA CTTCAGATCACTCACTGTTGTGCTTGGAAATAAcaacattaagaaaaaaaagtggCTCAGGCAGAAAAGTGGAATAAAAGTAAAATGGTGCTGCAGCCATCCAAATAATTCAAAAAATCAATATGACTTTGATATTGCGCTCTGCAAG CTTGTGAAAAGTGTTACTCTGAATAAAAAAGTGAATGTCATAGAGCTGCCAAAGCAAGGAGAGATTGTCCAAGATCCGACCAGGTGTCTGATTCTTGGATGGGGGAAGACTAAACCTAATGGGGCTGCAGAGGACAACCTTCGAGAAGTCACTGTCCCCATCCAGAGCAATGGAGAATGCAAAAAAACCTGGCGTGAACACTTCAATGAGAAAACAATGCTGTGCACTAAGTTTGACGGTAAAAGGGGTTTTTGTCAG GGAGACTCAGGGGGGCCTCTTGTTTGTAACAAAAAGGCATATGGGATAGCGTCATTCACTGCAGACCCCTGTACTACGCCCCATCCCAATGTTTACGTCAAGATTTCCAATTTCATTCCCTGGATAACTAAAACGATGAAGAAAAACTAG